A segment of the Nitrospirota bacterium genome:
GGCCTCGATTCCCAGTTCCTGGAACATCGGCACCATGCGCTGGAGGATCTCCGCCACCCCACCGCCGTACCGAGTCGAGTTGACGTGAAGCATCCGCTTCCGTTTGAGGCTGCGGGCCAGCCGTTTCAGGAAATCCACGGTCCCCTGAGGTGCGACCTCCCGATAGTCTTCGAGAGTGATGCCCATCGCCGGTCCTCCCGTTCCTCCGTCTATCGTGCCGCCAGCGCCTGGTCGCACAGTCGCACGACGCGTTCCCGGACCCCCTCCAATCCCAATCCCAGGCGCCCCACCTTCACCACCTGCTCGGCCAGCTCCGGCATGTCCAGCCCCTCCTTGGCCAGGAACCAACAGGCAAAGTCGCCCGGCAAGCGCCCTTTGCGCATGCGCGCCTCACAGACGTGATTGTAGATCGCGCCGGCTTCCACCCTCGCCAGGCCGTCGCGGAATTCCTGGAGCGTCCAGACCTCCATCCCCAGGTCCACCTCGATGACGTGCGAGCGGATGAACTCGAAGGGCTCGCCCGCCACGATGCGGGGGATGGTTTTCAGCCGGCTCAGATGCTCCGCGACGATGCCCGCGATCTCCGCGCGGAGGGCTTCCAGGCCTTCGTGTTCGAACGGATCGATTGCGGCCAACCGCTCCCCCAGGATGGGGTCCTGCACCTGGACGGCGACCCAGGTGGCGAAATCGTTGGGGTAGAGGCCCCGGAGGTAGGCGTGCCGCAGGAAATAGCTGTGGGTATGGTAATAGATCGAATCGAGCGGCACCTCCTCGATCAGCTCTAATAGACGCTGCTCGTCGTGGGCGCGGACGCCCATGATCTCGCGCAGTTCCATGCAACTGACGAACCGGAAGGGTGTCTGTGCGCGCCTGCCCATCGAGTCCCCTCCTTTTCACCGACGATCCGCGTCGGACCGAACCTCGACTCTGACCGGCCTTTCCGCCTCCGCCAGGAGCAGGGACCGGTGCGGGAACGGGATCTCGATCCCCTGTGCGTCGAAGGCCTTCTTGAGCCGCCGCCGGTACTCGCGCCCGACGGTCCATTGCTCGATGGGTCTCGTCTTCAGTCGCGCCTTGATCACCACCGCCGAGTC
Coding sequences within it:
- a CDS encoding DUF5752 family protein translates to MGRRAQTPFRFVSCMELREIMGVRAHDEQRLLELIEEVPLDSIYYHTHSYFLRHAYLRGLYPNDFATWVAVQVQDPILGERLAAIDPFEHEGLEALRAEIAGIVAEHLSRLKTIPRIVAGEPFEFIRSHVIEVDLGMEVWTLQEFRDGLARVEAGAIYNHVCEARMRKGRLPGDFACWFLAKEGLDMPELAEQVVKVGRLGLGLEGVRERVVRLCDQALAAR